From a region of the Coffea arabica cultivar ET-39 chromosome 3e, Coffea Arabica ET-39 HiFi, whole genome shotgun sequence genome:
- the LOC113737773 gene encoding MDIS1-interacting receptor like kinase 2-like isoform X3 — protein sequence MGSFQFISIFIMVLLFPSSHPKAKGVASDSASEAAGLLKWKASFQNQNNSLLASWNLQPISGKNSSNLPCTWAGISCINGSVNRLNLSEYSIKGPIPRSLQNCSSLVKANFNENNFHGNLSEMICIHPFLDFIDLSNNEFYGELSSNWVECKILKTLIIAKNNITGGIPLEFGNLSQLHALDISSNFLSGEIPRVVGKLTSMLKLDLHDNQFVGGVPQELGMLTELLYLDLSTNSLNGSFPEHLEDLKHLFYMNLSNNIFSQKIPFEIGKLTQLSELDLSRNLFTGEIPSEFRSLQSLGTLDLSHNNLSGLIPKALAELPGSLQINISFNNLEGPIPSGRAFVNLTIEEVKGNKGLCGNITGLRACESSSLINSHVKNKRKKLVLTVVFPLLGSFILLGAFFGIPKLRDQRKKISRIEDMDVKKCHLFAIYGYDGKALYKEIVLTTQEFSEVFCIGKGGYGSVYRAQLSSGDVVAVKRLHNMPEMASHRSFLNEIRALIEIKHRNIVKLLGFCSNSQHSFLVYEYLERGSLAKILSIEEEAIELDWQKRLKIIKGIAQALSYMHHDCSPAIVHRDISSNNILLDSEDEAHVSDFGTSKFLKKDSSNWSSLAGTCGYVAPEFAYTMKVTEKCDVYSFGVLTMEVIKGKHPGDLIAYLVSSKPEKIELKDLFDQRLLYPNQEIENILASVLKLARECLHVDPQSRPTMLFISRLLSTGAPFV from the exons ATGGGTTCTTTTCAATTTATCTCTATATTCATTATGGTCCTACTTTTCCCATCATCTCATCCCAAAGCCAAAGGTGTCGCTTCAGATTCTGCTAGTGAGGCGGCTGGTCTTTTGAAATGGAAGGCCAGTTTTCAAAACCAGAACAATAGCTTGCTAGCCTCGTGGAACCTCCAACCCATCAGCGGCAAGAATTCTTCCAACCTTCCATGCACTTGGGCGGGTATTTCATGCATTAATGGAAGTGTCAACAGGTTGAATCTCTCAGAATACAGCATAAAAG GTCCAATCCCTAGAAGCTTGCAGAATTGCTCAAGCTTAGTTAAGGCCAATTTCAACGAGAACAATTTCCATGGAAACTTGTCAGAAATGATCTGCATCCATCCATTCCTGGACTTCATAGATCTCAGCAACAATGAGTTCTACGGTGAACTCTCCAGCAACTGGGTTGAATGCAAAATCTTGAAAACCCTGATAATTGCAAAGAATAACATCACAGGTGGTATACCTTTAGAATTTGGAAATTTATCTCAACTGCATGCACTTgatatttcttcaaattttttatcCGGGGAGATACCAAGGGTAGTGGGGAAGTTGACCTCTATGCTTAAACTAGATTTACATGACAACCAATTTGTCGGTGGTGTACCTCAGGAATTGGGAATGCTAACCGAACTTCTTTACCTAGACCTATCCACAAATTCCTTGAATGGATCTTTTCCAGAACATTTGGAAGATTTGAAGCACTTGTTTTACATGAACTTGAGCAACAACATTTTCAGCCAAAAGATTCCATTCGAGATTGGGAAGTTGACCCAACTTTCTGAACTAGATTTGAGTCGAAATTTGTTCACAGGAGAGATACCATCAGAGTTCCGAAGTTTGCAGAGTCTGGGAACATTGGACCTCTCCCACAATAACCTCTCTGGTTTAATCCCAAAGGCTTTAGCAGAATTGCCTGGTTCATTGCAAATTAATATTTCCTTCAATAATTTAGAGGGTCCAATTCCAAGTGGCAGAGCCTTTGTGAATTTAACGATAGAAGAAGTAAAGGGAAATAAAGGCTTGTGTGGCAATATTACAGGGTTACGAGCTTGTGAAAGTTCCTCGTTAATCAATAGTCATGTcaaaaataagaggaaaaaaCTTGTTCTCACAGTTGTATTTCCTCTTCTGGGGTCATTCATACTTCTAGGTGCATTCTTTGGTATTCCCAAATTGCGtgatcaaaggaaaaaaatttcaagaattgaAGATATGGATGTGAAGAAGTGCCATTTATTTGCCATATATGGATATGATGGCAAAGCATTGTATAAAGAAATAGTATTGACTACACAAGAGTTCAGTGAAGTATTTTGCATAGGGAAAGGAGGTTATGGAAGTGTTTATAGAGCACAGCTTTCATCAGGGGATGTAGTAGCTGTAAAGAGACTTCACAACATGCCTGAGATGGCAAGTCATAGAAGTTTCTTGAATGAGATAAGAGCCTTGATAGAAATCAAGCATCGAAACATTGTAAAACTCTTGGGCTTCTGCTCCAACTCTCAGCACTCATTTTTGGTTTATGAGTATCTTGAAAGAGGAAGTTTGGCCAAAATCTTGAGCATAGAAGAAGAAGCTATTGAACTAGACTGGCAGAAGAGGTTGAAAATCATCAAAGGCATCGCTCAAGCTTTATCTTACATGCATCATGATTGTTCACCAGCAATTGTACATCGGGACATATCAAGCAACAACATTTTGCTCGATTCAGAAGACGAGGCTCATGTTTCAGATTTTGGCACTTCTAAGTTTCTGAAAAAAGACTCATCTAATTGGAGTTCTCTTGCAGGAACATGTGGATATGTTGCACCAG AATTTGCCTACACAATGAAAGTAACTGAAAAGTGTGATGTTTATAGCTTTGGGGTCCTGACAATGGAAGTAATCAAAGGAAAACACCCCGGTGACTTGATTGCTTATCTAGTGTCTTCAAAGCCTGAGAAAATTGAACTGAAAGACTTGTTCGATCAAAGACTTCTGTATCccaatcaagaaattgaaaacaTTC
- the LOC113737773 gene encoding uncharacterized protein isoform X2, with amino-acid sequence MGSFQFISIFIMVLLFPSSHPKAKGVASDSASEAAGLLKWKASFQNQNNSLLASWNLQPISGKNSSNLPCTWAGISCINGSVNRLNLSEYSIKGSLYDFPFSSLPNLEYLELSLNQIFGSIPREIGNLSKLIYLDFSVNELSQEIPPEICNLRNLTHLALGSNQLSGPIPSGIGTLHNLIELYLDNNTLIGSIPATFGNLTRLVNLYLFHNLLSGPIPPTIRDMISLQFLILSQNNLSGGIPNSLGTLSNLIGLILYDNQLSGPIPKELGDLKLLTNLELGENQLSGSIPVSIGNLSNLAKLFLPKNQFSGSIPQELGNLKKLAILVLDQNQFSGPLPELLCQNGSLQIISVSENMLTGPIPRSLQNCSSLVKANFNENNFHGNLSEMICIHPFLDFIDLSNNEFYGELSSNWVECKILKTLIIAKNNITGAFFGIPKLRDQRKKISRIEDMDVKKCHLFAIYGYDGKALYKEIVLTTQEFSEVFCIGKGGYGSVYRAQLSSGDVVAVKRLHNMPEMASHRSFLNEIRALIEIKHRNIVKLLGFCSNSQHSFLVYEYLERGSLAKILSIEEEAIELDWQKRLKIIKGIAQALSYMHHDCSPAIVHRDISSNNILLDSEDEAHVSDFGTSKFLKKDSSNWSSLAGTCGYVAPEFAYTMKVTEKCDVYSFGVLTMEVIKGKHPGDLIAYLVSSKPEKIELKDLFDQRLLYPNQEIENILASVLKLARECLHVDPQSRPTMLFISRLLSTGAPFV; translated from the exons ATGGGTTCTTTTCAATTTATCTCTATATTCATTATGGTCCTACTTTTCCCATCATCTCATCCCAAAGCCAAAGGTGTCGCTTCAGATTCTGCTAGTGAGGCGGCTGGTCTTTTGAAATGGAAGGCCAGTTTTCAAAACCAGAACAATAGCTTGCTAGCCTCGTGGAACCTCCAACCCATCAGCGGCAAGAATTCTTCCAACCTTCCATGCACTTGGGCGGGTATTTCATGCATTAATGGAAGTGTCAACAGGTTGAATCTCTCAGAATACAGCATAAAAGGTAGCCTTTATGACTTCCCATTTTCATCCCTCCCAAATCTTGAATATCTTGAACTTAGCCTGAATCAGATCTTTGGCAGCATACCTCGTGAAATAGGTAACCTGTCCAAGCTCATCTATCTTGATTTCTCAGTTAATGAGTTGTCACAAGAAATCCCACCTGAAATTTGCAACTTGAGAAACTTGACTCATTTAGCTCTCGGAAGTAATCAACTTTCAGGTCCAATTCCATCAGGAATTGGAACTCTGCATAATCTGATTGAACTTTATCTGGACAACAACACTTTGATAGGTTCAATTCCAGCCACTTTTGGTAACCTCACTAGGCTAGTTAACTTATACCTTTTCCATAATCTCCTATCTGGTCCCATTCCTCCAACGATCAGGGATATGATCTCACTTCAGTTTCTTATTTTGTCTCAAAATAATCTTTCTGGTGGAATCCCAAATTCGCTTGGAACTTTATCCAATTTGATTGGTCTAATTCTCTATGACAATCAACTTTCAGGTCCAATTCCAAAGGAATTGGGTGATCTAAAACTCCTTACAAATTTGGAATTAGGCGAGAACCAACTTAGTGGTTCCATTCCTGTTTCAATTGGTAACTTGAGTAACTTGGCAAAACTGTTTCTCCCAAAAAACCAGTTTTCTGGGTCCATTCCACAAGAGCTTGGAAACTTGAAAAAGTTGGCAATTTTGGTATTGGATCAAAATCAGTTCTCTGGTCCATTGCCAGAATTGCTATGTCAAAATGGTTCACTCCAAATCATTTCTGTATCTGAGAACATGCTTACAGGTCCAATCCCTAGAAGCTTGCAGAATTGCTCAAGCTTAGTTAAGGCCAATTTCAACGAGAACAATTTCCATGGAAACTTGTCAGAAATGATCTGCATCCATCCATTCCTGGACTTCATAGATCTCAGCAACAATGAGTTCTACGGTGAACTCTCCAGCAACTGGGTTGAATGCAAAATCTTGAAAACCCTGATAATTGCAAAGAATAACATCACAG GTGCATTCTTTGGTATTCCCAAATTGCGtgatcaaaggaaaaaaatttcaagaattgaAGATATGGATGTGAAGAAGTGCCATTTATTTGCCATATATGGATATGATGGCAAAGCATTGTATAAAGAAATAGTATTGACTACACAAGAGTTCAGTGAAGTATTTTGCATAGGGAAAGGAGGTTATGGAAGTGTTTATAGAGCACAGCTTTCATCAGGGGATGTAGTAGCTGTAAAGAGACTTCACAACATGCCTGAGATGGCAAGTCATAGAAGTTTCTTGAATGAGATAAGAGCCTTGATAGAAATCAAGCATCGAAACATTGTAAAACTCTTGGGCTTCTGCTCCAACTCTCAGCACTCATTTTTGGTTTATGAGTATCTTGAAAGAGGAAGTTTGGCCAAAATCTTGAGCATAGAAGAAGAAGCTATTGAACTAGACTGGCAGAAGAGGTTGAAAATCATCAAAGGCATCGCTCAAGCTTTATCTTACATGCATCATGATTGTTCACCAGCAATTGTACATCGGGACATATCAAGCAACAACATTTTGCTCGATTCAGAAGACGAGGCTCATGTTTCAGATTTTGGCACTTCTAAGTTTCTGAAAAAAGACTCATCTAATTGGAGTTCTCTTGCAGGAACATGTGGATATGTTGCACCAG AATTTGCCTACACAATGAAAGTAACTGAAAAGTGTGATGTTTATAGCTTTGGGGTCCTGACAATGGAAGTAATCAAAGGAAAACACCCCGGTGACTTGATTGCTTATCTAGTGTCTTCAAAGCCTGAGAAAATTGAACTGAAAGACTTGTTCGATCAAAGACTTCTGTATCccaatcaagaaattgaaaacaTTC
- the LOC113737773 gene encoding uncharacterized protein isoform X1, producing the protein MGSFQFISIFIMVLLFPSSHPKAKGVASDSASEAAGLLKWKASFQNQNNSLLASWNLQPISGKNSSNLPCTWAGISCINGSVNRLNLSEYSIKGSLYDFPFSSLPNLEYLELSLNQIFGSIPREIGNLSKLIYLDFSVNELSQEIPPEICNLRNLTHLALGSNQLSGPIPSGIGTLHNLIELYLDNNTLIGSIPATFGNLTRLVNLYLFHNLLSGPIPPTIRDMISLQFLILSQNNLSGGIPNSLGTLSNLIGLILYDNQLSGPIPKELGDLKLLTNLELGENQLSGSIPVSIGNLSNLAKLFLPKNQFSGSIPQELGNLKKLAILVLDQNQFSGPLPELLCQNGSLQIISVSENMLTGPIPRSLQNCSSLVKANFNENNFHGNLSEMICIHPFLDFIDLSNNEFYGELSSNWVECKILKTLIIAKNNITGGIPLEFGNLSQLHALDISSNFLSGEIPRVVGKLTSMLKLDLHDNQFVGGVPQELGMLTELLYLDLSTNSLNGSFPEHLEDLKHLFYMNLSNNIFSQKIPFEIGKLTQLSELDLSRNLFTGEIPSEFRSLQSLGTLDLSHNNLSGLIPKALAELPGSLQINISFNNLEGPIPSGRAFVNLTIEEVKGNKGLCGNITGLRACESSSLINSHVKNKRKKLVLTVVFPLLGSFILLGAFFGIPKLRDQRKKISRIEDMDVKKCHLFAIYGYDGKALYKEIVLTTQEFSEVFCIGKGGYGSVYRAQLSSGDVVAVKRLHNMPEMASHRSFLNEIRALIEIKHRNIVKLLGFCSNSQHSFLVYEYLERGSLAKILSIEEEAIELDWQKRLKIIKGIAQALSYMHHDCSPAIVHRDISSNNILLDSEDEAHVSDFGTSKFLKKDSSNWSSLAGTCGYVAPEFAYTMKVTEKCDVYSFGVLTMEVIKGKHPGDLIAYLVSSKPEKIELKDLFDQRLLYPNQEIENILASVLKLARECLHVDPQSRPTMLFISRLLSTGAPFV; encoded by the exons ATGGGTTCTTTTCAATTTATCTCTATATTCATTATGGTCCTACTTTTCCCATCATCTCATCCCAAAGCCAAAGGTGTCGCTTCAGATTCTGCTAGTGAGGCGGCTGGTCTTTTGAAATGGAAGGCCAGTTTTCAAAACCAGAACAATAGCTTGCTAGCCTCGTGGAACCTCCAACCCATCAGCGGCAAGAATTCTTCCAACCTTCCATGCACTTGGGCGGGTATTTCATGCATTAATGGAAGTGTCAACAGGTTGAATCTCTCAGAATACAGCATAAAAGGTAGCCTTTATGACTTCCCATTTTCATCCCTCCCAAATCTTGAATATCTTGAACTTAGCCTGAATCAGATCTTTGGCAGCATACCTCGTGAAATAGGTAACCTGTCCAAGCTCATCTATCTTGATTTCTCAGTTAATGAGTTGTCACAAGAAATCCCACCTGAAATTTGCAACTTGAGAAACTTGACTCATTTAGCTCTCGGAAGTAATCAACTTTCAGGTCCAATTCCATCAGGAATTGGAACTCTGCATAATCTGATTGAACTTTATCTGGACAACAACACTTTGATAGGTTCAATTCCAGCCACTTTTGGTAACCTCACTAGGCTAGTTAACTTATACCTTTTCCATAATCTCCTATCTGGTCCCATTCCTCCAACGATCAGGGATATGATCTCACTTCAGTTTCTTATTTTGTCTCAAAATAATCTTTCTGGTGGAATCCCAAATTCGCTTGGAACTTTATCCAATTTGATTGGTCTAATTCTCTATGACAATCAACTTTCAGGTCCAATTCCAAAGGAATTGGGTGATCTAAAACTCCTTACAAATTTGGAATTAGGCGAGAACCAACTTAGTGGTTCCATTCCTGTTTCAATTGGTAACTTGAGTAACTTGGCAAAACTGTTTCTCCCAAAAAACCAGTTTTCTGGGTCCATTCCACAAGAGCTTGGAAACTTGAAAAAGTTGGCAATTTTGGTATTGGATCAAAATCAGTTCTCTGGTCCATTGCCAGAATTGCTATGTCAAAATGGTTCACTCCAAATCATTTCTGTATCTGAGAACATGCTTACAGGTCCAATCCCTAGAAGCTTGCAGAATTGCTCAAGCTTAGTTAAGGCCAATTTCAACGAGAACAATTTCCATGGAAACTTGTCAGAAATGATCTGCATCCATCCATTCCTGGACTTCATAGATCTCAGCAACAATGAGTTCTACGGTGAACTCTCCAGCAACTGGGTTGAATGCAAAATCTTGAAAACCCTGATAATTGCAAAGAATAACATCACAGGTGGTATACCTTTAGAATTTGGAAATTTATCTCAACTGCATGCACTTgatatttcttcaaattttttatcCGGGGAGATACCAAGGGTAGTGGGGAAGTTGACCTCTATGCTTAAACTAGATTTACATGACAACCAATTTGTCGGTGGTGTACCTCAGGAATTGGGAATGCTAACCGAACTTCTTTACCTAGACCTATCCACAAATTCCTTGAATGGATCTTTTCCAGAACATTTGGAAGATTTGAAGCACTTGTTTTACATGAACTTGAGCAACAACATTTTCAGCCAAAAGATTCCATTCGAGATTGGGAAGTTGACCCAACTTTCTGAACTAGATTTGAGTCGAAATTTGTTCACAGGAGAGATACCATCAGAGTTCCGAAGTTTGCAGAGTCTGGGAACATTGGACCTCTCCCACAATAACCTCTCTGGTTTAATCCCAAAGGCTTTAGCAGAATTGCCTGGTTCATTGCAAATTAATATTTCCTTCAATAATTTAGAGGGTCCAATTCCAAGTGGCAGAGCCTTTGTGAATTTAACGATAGAAGAAGTAAAGGGAAATAAAGGCTTGTGTGGCAATATTACAGGGTTACGAGCTTGTGAAAGTTCCTCGTTAATCAATAGTCATGTcaaaaataagaggaaaaaaCTTGTTCTCACAGTTGTATTTCCTCTTCTGGGGTCATTCATACTTCTAGGTGCATTCTTTGGTATTCCCAAATTGCGtgatcaaaggaaaaaaatttcaagaattgaAGATATGGATGTGAAGAAGTGCCATTTATTTGCCATATATGGATATGATGGCAAAGCATTGTATAAAGAAATAGTATTGACTACACAAGAGTTCAGTGAAGTATTTTGCATAGGGAAAGGAGGTTATGGAAGTGTTTATAGAGCACAGCTTTCATCAGGGGATGTAGTAGCTGTAAAGAGACTTCACAACATGCCTGAGATGGCAAGTCATAGAAGTTTCTTGAATGAGATAAGAGCCTTGATAGAAATCAAGCATCGAAACATTGTAAAACTCTTGGGCTTCTGCTCCAACTCTCAGCACTCATTTTTGGTTTATGAGTATCTTGAAAGAGGAAGTTTGGCCAAAATCTTGAGCATAGAAGAAGAAGCTATTGAACTAGACTGGCAGAAGAGGTTGAAAATCATCAAAGGCATCGCTCAAGCTTTATCTTACATGCATCATGATTGTTCACCAGCAATTGTACATCGGGACATATCAAGCAACAACATTTTGCTCGATTCAGAAGACGAGGCTCATGTTTCAGATTTTGGCACTTCTAAGTTTCTGAAAAAAGACTCATCTAATTGGAGTTCTCTTGCAGGAACATGTGGATATGTTGCACCAG AATTTGCCTACACAATGAAAGTAACTGAAAAGTGTGATGTTTATAGCTTTGGGGTCCTGACAATGGAAGTAATCAAAGGAAAACACCCCGGTGACTTGATTGCTTATCTAGTGTCTTCAAAGCCTGAGAAAATTGAACTGAAAGACTTGTTCGATCAAAGACTTCTGTATCccaatcaagaaattgaaaacaTTC